From a single Alloactinosynnema sp. L-07 genomic region:
- a CDS encoding DUF58 domain-containing protein: protein MGGALSGLTTRGRCLLAAGVAAALCSVVLNERDLLRVAVFVVALPLIVCGFTAIAKVGLQAERHLAPARVPVGGRAEVALTVRSTGRLPTGGLLVSDGVPYALGGKPRFVIEHLPRHTGTQLRYAVQPMLRGIQQLGPLKATITDPFGLAEFERELARTSRLVVVPRVVPLSGVPGGSGLGSGDDGSIRLNVGHGEDDAIVRPYRQGDDLRKVHWRSTAKRDEMMVRVEESPWRGGTTVLLDHRVSGHRGTGASSSLEWAVSFAASICVHLHRYGQQIRLVTETGAILVSDAGDGSHSDNAVLDTLAALQPVHQREINCPADPGHGQELIAIIGAADAESVGQLIRYRTRGTRSLAVLLDATAWGPGDGPDGDPQGAAALLTAAGWGVTVARPDIPMTRVWSSICRSGTKRGDSMIAGFGS, encoded by the coding sequence ATGGGCGGGGCGCTGTCGGGGCTGACCACACGGGGCCGCTGCCTGTTGGCGGCCGGGGTCGCCGCCGCGCTGTGTTCGGTGGTCCTCAACGAGCGTGACCTGCTGCGGGTCGCGGTGTTCGTGGTGGCGCTGCCGCTGATCGTGTGTGGGTTCACCGCGATCGCCAAGGTCGGCCTGCAGGCCGAGCGGCACTTGGCGCCCGCGCGGGTGCCGGTCGGCGGCCGCGCGGAGGTCGCGTTGACGGTGCGCAGCACGGGCAGGCTCCCCACGGGTGGACTGCTGGTGTCCGACGGCGTGCCGTACGCGTTGGGCGGCAAGCCCCGGTTCGTCATCGAGCACCTGCCCCGCCACACCGGCACGCAGCTGCGGTACGCGGTGCAGCCGATGCTGCGCGGCATCCAGCAGCTCGGCCCGCTCAAGGCGACGATCACCGATCCGTTCGGCCTTGCCGAGTTCGAGCGGGAGCTGGCGCGCACGTCTCGGCTGGTCGTCGTCCCCCGCGTGGTCCCCCTGTCCGGCGTCCCCGGCGGCTCGGGTCTCGGCTCGGGCGACGACGGTTCGATCCGGCTCAACGTCGGCCACGGCGAGGACGACGCCATTGTGCGCCCGTACCGGCAGGGCGACGACCTGCGCAAAGTCCATTGGCGCTCCACCGCCAAGCGCGACGAGATGATGGTCCGGGTCGAGGAGTCCCCGTGGCGCGGCGGCACGACAGTGCTTCTGGACCACCGGGTCTCCGGTCACCGGGGCACGGGTGCGAGTTCGAGCCTGGAGTGGGCGGTGTCGTTCGCGGCGAGCATCTGCGTGCACCTGCACCGCTACGGCCAGCAGATCCGCCTTGTCACCGAGACCGGCGCGATCCTGGTCAGTGACGCGGGCGACGGCAGCCACAGCGACAACGCGGTGCTCGACACCCTGGCCGCGCTGCAGCCGGTGCACCAGCGGGAGATCAACTGCCCGGCCGACCCCGGCCACGGCCAGGAACTGATCGCGATCATCGGCGCGGCCGACGCCGAGTCGGTCGGCCAGCTCATCCGCTACCGCACCCGCGGCACCCGCAGCCTGGCTGTTCTGCTCGACGCGACCGCGTGGGGCCCGGGCGACGGCCCCGACGGCGACCCGCAGGGCGCCGCCGCGCTGCTGACCGCGGCGGGTTGGGGCGTCACCGTGGCCCGGCCGGACATCCCGATGACCAGGGTGTGGAGCAGCATCTGCCGCAGCGGCACCAAACGCGGCGACAGCATGATCGCGGGGTTCGGCTCATGA
- a CDS encoding DUF3488 and transglutaminase-like domain-containing protein — protein MSEVATPQAQWSVTVTPVIAAITTLCASSALAGVIDGMRWLGYAGIAVMVVTATGLGLRALRTPTLVVGLAQMAALMCLVVALFTNSGILGVFPGPSAIAELGEVLRRSVEAVQLGVPPVPATAPMLCLVVIAIGLVAVLVDTLAVSAGAPAACGLVLLCVYAVPASLADDLLPWWSFILGATSFAILLAVDGAHRHQQWRNRPALPGTAAGFGSPTTMVSVALVMGLLAGALITGIGTVGSLPGGSGGKGGGGGLALKPFTALRGMLDQGTNIELYRVRNLGNEARYLRAMTLPRYDRNGGWTAVDALPDDFPADADLPPAPGDDGGGTITRIEIEPINSPKDLWAPVYGTPRRLRDIPKGMYYDQSGGMVYSRTPRQLGKYTEDADMSQPAREDLRLAGTDHSEIDQIYLTSEGIDPEVVTLARQITADKQTNFDKALALQQYFDRSNGFEYKTQTDTASDEDALKDFLFRSKVGYCEQYASAMAILARAVGIPSRVAIGYTAGFQSGDYRSITTQDAHAWVEIFFPAQGWVSFDPTPLTDGRTFVPPYTTGDPSAGPSTSATEEQVPTGAPSTSAVTPQDKLDTQDPDAIGAVTGQADTSWPWQIWAGLVSLVLTGAALLVARRRSLLRYLIPLIAVFGTLTLFFLTAAVSWWLAVLVLVLVAAAVPALVRTWWRHGRRHAVLVADPSAASAAWDELMAESWDRGASISEADTVRTAARRLAREHSLDESGKTALRTVVNSVERSWYGGNADRDPELAAAFDEVVKGMRRTAPLAWKARLLPRSVLRPRR, from the coding sequence ATGAGTGAAGTTGCCACACCGCAGGCCCAGTGGTCGGTCACCGTGACCCCGGTGATCGCCGCGATCACCACACTGTGTGCGTCGAGCGCGCTGGCCGGGGTGATCGACGGGATGCGCTGGCTCGGCTACGCGGGCATCGCCGTCATGGTCGTCACGGCCACCGGGCTCGGGCTCCGGGCCCTGCGCACGCCGACGCTGGTGGTCGGGCTCGCGCAGATGGCCGCGCTGATGTGCCTGGTGGTGGCCCTGTTCACCAACAGCGGAATCCTCGGTGTGTTCCCTGGCCCGTCCGCCATCGCCGAGTTGGGTGAGGTGTTGCGGCGATCCGTCGAGGCCGTCCAGCTGGGAGTGCCCCCGGTACCCGCGACCGCGCCAATGCTCTGCCTCGTGGTCATCGCCATCGGGTTGGTCGCGGTCCTGGTCGACACCCTCGCCGTCTCGGCAGGGGCGCCCGCCGCGTGCGGGCTCGTTCTTCTCTGTGTCTACGCGGTCCCGGCGTCGCTGGCCGACGACCTGCTCCCCTGGTGGTCCTTCATCCTCGGCGCCACCTCGTTCGCGATCCTGCTGGCCGTCGACGGGGCCCACCGCCATCAGCAGTGGCGCAACCGGCCCGCGCTGCCGGGCACGGCGGCCGGGTTCGGCTCGCCGACGACCATGGTCTCGGTGGCGCTGGTGATGGGCCTGCTCGCGGGCGCGCTGATCACCGGCATCGGCACCGTCGGCAGCCTGCCCGGCGGCAGCGGCGGCAAGGGCGGTGGCGGCGGCCTGGCGCTCAAGCCGTTCACCGCGCTGCGCGGCATGCTCGACCAGGGCACCAACATCGAGCTCTACCGGGTCCGCAACCTCGGCAACGAGGCCCGCTACCTGCGCGCGATGACCCTGCCCCGGTACGACCGCAACGGCGGCTGGACCGCGGTCGACGCGCTGCCCGACGACTTCCCGGCCGACGCCGACCTGCCGCCCGCCCCCGGTGACGACGGCGGCGGCACGATCACCCGCATCGAGATCGAGCCGATCAACTCCCCCAAGGATCTGTGGGCGCCGGTCTACGGCACCCCGCGCAGGCTCCGGGACATCCCCAAGGGCATGTACTACGACCAGAGCGGCGGGATGGTCTACTCCCGAACCCCCCGCCAGCTCGGCAAGTACACCGAAGACGCCGACATGAGCCAGCCCGCGCGCGAGGACCTGCGGCTGGCGGGCACCGACCACAGCGAGATCGACCAGATCTACCTCACCAGCGAGGGCATCGACCCTGAGGTCGTCACGCTCGCCAGGCAGATCACCGCGGACAAGCAGACGAACTTCGACAAGGCGCTGGCACTGCAGCAGTACTTCGACCGGTCCAACGGCTTCGAGTACAAGACCCAGACCGACACGGCCAGCGACGAGGACGCCCTCAAGGACTTCCTGTTCCGCTCCAAGGTCGGCTACTGCGAGCAGTACGCCTCCGCCATGGCGATCCTCGCCCGCGCGGTCGGCATCCCTTCCCGAGTGGCCATCGGCTACACGGCGGGCTTCCAGTCCGGCGACTACCGGTCGATCACCACGCAGGACGCGCACGCGTGGGTCGAGATCTTCTTCCCGGCCCAGGGCTGGGTCTCGTTCGACCCGACGCCACTGACCGACGGCCGAACCTTCGTCCCGCCGTACACGACTGGGGATCCGAGCGCTGGACCGTCGACGTCGGCGACTGAGGAGCAGGTTCCGACCGGAGCGCCGAGCACGAGCGCGGTGACGCCGCAGGACAAGCTCGACACCCAGGACCCGGACGCGATCGGGGCGGTCACCGGGCAGGCGGATACGTCGTGGCCGTGGCAGATCTGGGCGGGATTGGTCTCTCTCGTGCTGACTGGGGCGGCGCTGCTTGTTGCCCGTCGTCGTTCGCTGCTGCGGTATCTCATTCCGTTGATCGCTGTTTTCGGGACGTTGACGCTGTTCTTCCTCACCGCGGCGGTGTCGTGGTGGTTGGCGGTGCTGGTTCTGGTGTTGGTCGCGGCGGCGGTGCCCGCGTTGGTTCGCACGTGGTGGCGGCACGGGCGGCGGCATGCGGTGCTTGTGGCGGATCCGTCGGCGGCCAGTGCGGCTTGGGACGAGCTGATGGCTGAGTCCTGGGATCGGGGGGCTTCGATCTCAGAGGCCGACACGGTGCGGACGGCGGCTCGGCGGCTGGCTCGGGAGCACAGTTTGGATGAGTCCGGGAAGACAGCGCTGCGGACTGTGGTGAATTCGGTGGAGCGGTCTTGGTATGGGGGGAATGCGGACCGTGATCCGGAGTTGGCTGCGGCGTTTGATGAGGTCGTTAAGGGGATGAGGCGGACTGCGCCGTTGGCTTGGAAGGCTCGGCTGTTGCCTCGATCTGTGCTGCGGCCTCGTCGGTAG
- a CDS encoding DUF3040 domain-containing protein, with amino-acid sequence MPLSEHEQRLLDQIERALYAEDPKFASTVRGARLRKPSRRRRLQGIALFVLGVALLVFGVMLPFKPAGIPVVSLLGFLVMFVGALMTLTALRQGGDAAPDHADAPGGPPGTGDSRGDRRGSFSQRMEERFKKRFDEDH; translated from the coding sequence ATGCCACTCTCCGAGCACGAGCAGCGACTGCTCGACCAGATCGAGCGCGCGCTCTACGCCGAGGATCCCAAGTTCGCCTCCACCGTCCGAGGCGCCCGCCTACGCAAGCCGTCCCGACGGCGCAGGCTGCAGGGCATCGCCCTGTTCGTCCTGGGTGTGGCGCTCCTCGTGTTCGGTGTGATGCTGCCGTTCAAACCGGCGGGTATCCCCGTGGTGAGCCTGCTCGGCTTCCTTGTCATGTTCGTCGGCGCCCTCATGACGCTGACGGCCCTCCGCCAGGGCGGCGACGCCGCCCCCGACCATGCCGACGCCCCCGGCGGCCCTCCAGGCACCGGCGACTCTCGCGGCGACCGCCGAGGCTCGTTCTCCCAGCGAATGGAAGAGCGTTTCAAGAAGCGGTTCGACGAAGACCATTAG
- a CDS encoding acyl-CoA dehydrogenase, with protein sequence MDIPATAPADPARLTDLLDGRWGHVRREARAWLAGEPTPPGDLPTEEHRAQVLDALRSLVASGYPRAGFPKAYGGDGDTGAALTAFEMLGFGDLSVMVKAGVQWGLFGGAVEALGTEAHHQRYLRAIMDLDLPGCFAMTETGHGSDVQHLRTTATYDPATREFVVHTPHEGARKEYIGNAARDGHAAVVFAQLVVGGESRGVHALFVPIRDSNGTVPGVRIEDCGRKAGLNGVDNGRLWFDQVRVPREALLNRYGDVSDDGVYTSPIEGDGKRFFTMLGTLIRGRISVAGAAGSATKTALTIAVRYGLVRRQFDNPATGEEIVLLDYLAHQRKLLPALATTYALHFAQEQLVTTLHELDQGDDRRQRELESRAAGLKAVGTWHATHTIQTCREACGGAGYLMENRLPRLKADTDVFTTFEGDNTILLQLVSKGLLTGYQQHLHTLGSVGLARFIADQFVETVIERTAARALIDRLINAVTPQDEETDLLDRGWHLRLFEDREKHVLDTLARRLRRAGDEGVDAFGVFNRAQDHVLRAARAHVDRVVLEAFVAGIDRCGDGPDKELLERVCDLYVLANLEADLDWFLGHGRLSTARAKAVTSAVNDLCAHLRPHAATLVDAFAVPDAMVGAPIALGAERDRQNAQRAHEASGLPRTEDSAHAVTP encoded by the coding sequence ATGGATATCCCGGCAACCGCACCGGCCGACCCGGCCAGGCTCACCGACCTGCTCGACGGCCGATGGGGCCACGTCCGCCGCGAGGCACGGGCCTGGCTGGCGGGCGAGCCCACGCCGCCGGGCGACCTGCCGACCGAGGAACACCGCGCCCAGGTGCTCGACGCGCTGCGGTCGCTGGTCGCCTCAGGTTACCCACGCGCGGGCTTCCCCAAGGCCTATGGCGGCGACGGCGACACGGGCGCGGCGCTGACCGCGTTCGAGATGCTCGGCTTCGGCGACCTGTCGGTGATGGTCAAGGCAGGCGTGCAGTGGGGCCTGTTCGGCGGCGCGGTCGAGGCGTTGGGCACCGAGGCCCACCACCAGCGGTACCTGCGCGCGATCATGGATCTCGACCTGCCCGGCTGCTTCGCCATGACCGAGACCGGCCACGGCTCCGACGTCCAGCACCTGCGCACCACCGCGACCTACGACCCGGCGACGCGCGAGTTCGTCGTGCACACCCCGCACGAGGGCGCGCGCAAGGAGTACATCGGCAACGCCGCCCGCGACGGCCACGCCGCCGTCGTGTTCGCCCAACTCGTCGTGGGCGGCGAGTCCCGGGGCGTGCACGCGCTGTTCGTACCGATCCGGGACTCGAACGGAACGGTGCCCGGGGTGCGGATCGAGGACTGCGGGCGCAAAGCCGGGCTCAACGGCGTCGACAACGGCAGGCTCTGGTTCGACCAGGTCCGCGTCCCGCGCGAGGCGCTGCTCAACCGATACGGCGACGTAAGCGACGACGGCGTCTACACAAGCCCGATCGAGGGCGACGGCAAACGCTTCTTCACCATGCTCGGCACCTTGATCCGCGGCCGCATCAGCGTCGCGGGCGCGGCGGGCAGCGCCACCAAGACCGCGCTGACAATCGCCGTGCGCTACGGCCTCGTCCGCCGCCAGTTCGACAACCCCGCCACCGGCGAGGAGATCGTCCTACTGGACTACCTCGCCCACCAGCGCAAGCTCCTGCCCGCACTGGCCACCACCTACGCGCTGCACTTCGCCCAAGAACAACTCGTCACCACACTGCACGAACTGGACCAGGGCGACGACCGCCGCCAGCGCGAACTGGAGTCGCGCGCGGCCGGGCTCAAGGCCGTCGGCACCTGGCACGCCACCCACACCATCCAGACCTGCCGCGAGGCCTGCGGCGGCGCGGGCTACCTCATGGAGAACCGGCTGCCCCGGCTCAAGGCCGACACCGACGTGTTCACCACCTTCGAGGGCGACAACACGATCCTGCTCCAGCTCGTGTCCAAGGGCCTGCTCACCGGCTACCAGCAGCACCTGCACACCCTCGGGAGCGTCGGCCTGGCCCGGTTCATCGCCGACCAGTTCGTCGAGACCGTGATCGAACGCACCGCCGCCCGCGCGCTCATCGACCGACTGATCAACGCGGTCACCCCACAGGACGAGGAAACCGACCTCCTGGACCGCGGCTGGCACCTGCGCCTGTTCGAGGACCGCGAGAAACACGTCCTCGACACCCTCGCCCGCCGCCTGCGCCGAGCCGGGGACGAGGGCGTAGACGCTTTTGGCGTCTTCAATCGTGCGCAAGACCACGTCCTGCGGGCCGCCCGCGCCCACGTGGACAGGGTCGTCCTGGAGGCATTCGTGGCCGGGATAGACCGATGCGGTGACGGCCCGGACAAGGAGTTGCTTGAGCGGGTGTGCGATCTGTACGTGCTCGCCAACCTGGAGGCCGACCTGGACTGGTTCCTCGGCCACGGCAGGCTCTCCACCGCCCGCGCCAAGGCCGTGACCAGCGCGGTCAACGACCTGTGCGCCCACCTGCGCCCCCACGCGGCCACCTTGGTCGACGCCTTCGCCGTCCCCGACGCCATGGTCGGAGCCCCCATCGCCTTGGGTGCCGAGCGTGACCGACAGAACGCGCAGCGGGCCCACGAGGCCTCGGGACTACCCCGTACGGAGGACTCCGCGCACGCAGTCACACCGTGA
- a CDS encoding PHP domain-containing protein has product MDPVAALKQIALFLERAGEPTFKVRAFRKAAAIVGELPPDELAERVRAGTLTALPGIGKSIAAAITEAVAQGEPGYLTKLTDSAAKPVAGGAALRSALRGDCHTHSDWSDGGSPIREMAEAAIALGHEWMALTDHSPRLRVANGLSAERLRRQLEVVAELNVELAPFLILTGIEVDILLDGALDQTEELLSQVDVVVASVHSQLRMPKKEMTERMLTAVANPQVDVLGHCTGRLVMGKGRPESTFDADAVFSACAEYGVAVEINSRPERLDPPRRLLRVAADLGCEFAIDSDAHAPGQLDWLPYGCERAEECGISAERVINTKTAADLLSHIAGR; this is encoded by the coding sequence ATGGATCCCGTCGCCGCGCTCAAGCAGATCGCGCTCTTCCTGGAGCGCGCGGGCGAGCCCACGTTCAAGGTACGAGCGTTCCGCAAGGCGGCCGCAATAGTCGGCGAGCTACCCCCCGACGAGCTGGCCGAACGCGTCCGCGCGGGCACACTGACCGCGCTGCCCGGCATCGGCAAGTCCATCGCCGCGGCCATCACCGAAGCCGTCGCCCAAGGCGAACCCGGCTACCTGACCAAACTCACCGACAGTGCCGCGAAACCGGTCGCGGGCGGGGCCGCCCTGCGCTCGGCGCTGCGCGGGGACTGCCACACGCACTCCGACTGGTCCGACGGCGGCAGCCCGATCCGGGAGATGGCCGAGGCCGCCATCGCCTTGGGCCACGAGTGGATGGCGCTCACCGACCACTCCCCGCGGCTGCGGGTCGCCAACGGTCTCAGCGCCGAGCGGCTGCGCAGGCAGTTGGAGGTGGTGGCCGAGCTGAACGTCGAGCTGGCGCCGTTCTTGATCCTGACCGGCATCGAGGTCGACATCTTGCTGGATGGGGCGCTCGATCAGACCGAGGAACTGCTGTCCCAGGTCGACGTGGTCGTGGCGAGCGTGCACTCGCAGTTGCGGATGCCGAAGAAGGAGATGACCGAGCGGATGCTGACGGCGGTCGCCAATCCGCAGGTGGATGTGCTCGGGCATTGCACTGGGCGGCTGGTGATGGGCAAGGGGCGGCCGGAATCGACGTTCGACGCTGACGCGGTGTTCAGCGCTTGTGCGGAGTACGGGGTGGCGGTGGAGATCAATTCGCGGCCGGAGCGGCTCGACCCGCCGCGGCGGCTGTTGCGGGTCGCGGCTGATCTTGGGTGCGAGTTCGCCATCGACAGTGACGCGCACGCGCCTGGGCAGTTGGATTGGCTGCCTTATGGATGTGAGCGGGCTGAGGAGTGCGGGATCTCCGCGGAGCGGGTCATCAACACGAAGACGGCGGCGGATCTGTTGAGCCACATCGCTGGGCGGTAG
- a CDS encoding ATP-binding protein: MDELIARLPPTTRSAGEARGFVTEALRSWSVRPDLIADIVLATSELVTNAIEHGQSEVTVDLRLSDGRVLLRVTDGGPGTPVALTADARSPRSRGLTIVEALSRDWGWQLAPEGKVVWAEFTFKPANVASKSIL; encoded by the coding sequence GTGGATGAGCTGATCGCGAGGCTGCCGCCGACGACGCGGTCGGCAGGTGAGGCCCGAGGCTTCGTGACCGAGGCACTGCGATCCTGGTCGGTTCGGCCAGACCTGATCGCCGACATCGTGCTCGCCACATCCGAGCTGGTGACCAACGCCATCGAACACGGCCAAAGCGAGGTCACCGTCGACCTCCGCCTGAGCGACGGCCGCGTCTTGCTCCGGGTGACCGACGGCGGCCCAGGCACACCCGTGGCGCTCACCGCCGACGCCAGGTCCCCGCGGAGCCGGGGCCTGACGATCGTCGAGGCACTGAGCCGCGACTGGGGCTGGCAACTCGCCCCAGAGGGCAAGGTCGTCTGGGCCGAGTTCACCTTCAAACCCGCGAACGTGGCCAGCAAAAGCATCCTCTAG
- a CDS encoding STAS domain-containing protein, with protein sequence MEINSEGVDPVVISVEGEVDLATSPRLAQALDSALGATATTTIRVDLSKVEFMDSAGLRVLVAARHRADEAGVGLVLHEPHDRVRRIIEITGLTSVFGLG encoded by the coding sequence GTGGAGATCAACAGCGAGGGCGTCGACCCGGTCGTGATCTCGGTCGAGGGCGAGGTCGACCTCGCCACCTCACCTCGACTGGCCCAGGCACTCGACAGCGCGCTGGGCGCGACCGCGACCACCACGATCCGCGTCGACCTGTCGAAGGTCGAGTTCATGGACTCCGCGGGCCTGCGCGTCCTGGTGGCCGCCCGCCACCGCGCCGACGAAGCCGGGGTCGGCTTGGTCCTGCATGAGCCGCACGACCGGGTCCGCCGGATCATCGAGATCACGGGCCTCACGAGCGTGTTCGGCCTTGGCTGA
- a CDS encoding SigB/SigF/SigG family RNA polymerase sigma factor — protein sequence MTEAEDARFRELAELGEQDPRRVALRAELVESYLDLARNLARKFDRRGDQLEDLVQVATIGLIKSVDRFEPERGSFYGFAIPTIMGELRRHFRDTGWAVRVPRQLKELHLTVAAGRAELSQRLGRAPKPSELADHLGITKDQVYDALLATAAKEGTSLDARLAEPGGDRFGTDDAEIEHIDDREALRPLLAELSERDQRIIVLRFVRGMSQSDIARRVGVSQMQVSRLLTKILERLRVALGSDTLTG from the coding sequence GTGACCGAGGCCGAAGACGCCCGGTTCCGCGAGCTCGCCGAACTGGGCGAGCAGGATCCGCGCCGCGTCGCGCTGCGCGCCGAACTGGTCGAGTCCTACCTCGACCTCGCGCGCAACCTCGCCCGCAAATTCGACCGACGCGGCGACCAGCTCGAAGACCTCGTCCAGGTCGCCACGATCGGGCTGATCAAGTCGGTGGACCGCTTCGAGCCAGAACGCGGCAGCTTCTACGGCTTCGCCATCCCCACCATCATGGGCGAGCTGCGCAGACACTTCCGCGACACCGGGTGGGCCGTGCGGGTGCCGCGCCAGCTCAAGGAACTGCACCTGACCGTCGCCGCCGGACGCGCCGAGCTGAGCCAGCGGCTCGGCCGCGCGCCCAAGCCCAGCGAACTGGCCGACCACCTGGGCATCACCAAAGACCAGGTCTACGACGCCCTGCTGGCCACCGCGGCCAAGGAGGGCACCTCGCTCGACGCGCGGCTCGCCGAGCCCGGCGGGGACCGCTTCGGCACCGACGACGCCGAGATCGAGCACATCGACGACCGCGAGGCGCTGCGCCCGCTGCTGGCCGAGCTGTCCGAGCGCGACCAGCGGATCATCGTGCTGCGGTTCGTCCGCGGCATGAGCCAGTCCGACATCGCCCGCCGGGTCGGCGTCTCGCAGATGCAGGTCTCCCGCCTGCTCACCAAGATCCTGGAGCGGCTGCGCGTCGCGCTGGGCAGCGACACGCTGACGGGGTGA
- a CDS encoding ATP-binding protein, whose protein sequence is MSEVETSAPARPNGVRQADVRVSADAEQVPLVRSFAADIAMRLDFDLDAIEDVRMAVDEACSLLVRTAAEGSSLFCSFQPESDSLRVLAQVESAAPVPPSADLMSWQILTTLAESVSEHVETADGGHRVSIELVARPGEAAAR, encoded by the coding sequence GTGTCCGAGGTCGAGACGAGTGCGCCCGCCCGACCCAATGGGGTGCGGCAGGCCGACGTGCGCGTGAGCGCGGACGCCGAACAGGTTCCGCTGGTGCGGTCCTTCGCCGCGGACATCGCGATGCGGCTCGACTTCGACCTCGACGCGATCGAGGACGTCCGGATGGCCGTGGACGAGGCCTGTTCCCTACTTGTCCGCACCGCAGCTGAGGGTTCCTCGCTTTTCTGCTCCTTCCAGCCGGAATCCGACTCGCTCCGGGTGCTGGCGCAGGTGGAGTCCGCCGCCCCGGTGCCGCCGTCGGCTGACCTGATGAGCTGGCAGATCCTGACCACCCTGGCCGAATCGGTGTCCGAGCACGTCGAGACCGCGGACGGCGGTCACCGGGTGTCCATCGAGCTGGTGGCGCGCCCCGGCGAAGCGGCCGCCCGGTGA
- a CDS encoding NAD-dependent deacylase, producing the protein MIERARRIVVLSGAGVSTDSGIPDFRGPNGLWTRDPGAERMSNITEYRRDPALRARTWQARTVNPAWTAKPNAAHRALARLEETGRLVAILTQNIDGLHQRAGSRRVIELHGTMFETVCLSCPDVRPMREALDRVRAGEVDPPCLVCGGILKSATVSFGQALDRAVLDEARAAAESADLMLAVGSSLTVQPAAGLVGLAARAGAPVVICNASPTPYDGLAVAVVREPLSEALPALLAAPTA; encoded by the coding sequence CTGATCGAGCGGGCCCGCCGGATCGTGGTGCTGTCCGGCGCGGGCGTCTCGACCGACTCGGGCATCCCGGACTTCCGCGGCCCCAACGGCCTCTGGACCCGCGACCCCGGCGCGGAACGGATGTCGAACATCACCGAATACCGGCGCGACCCCGCTTTACGTGCGCGAACGTGGCAGGCCCGCACGGTCAATCCCGCATGGACGGCGAAGCCGAACGCGGCCCACCGGGCGTTGGCGCGGCTGGAGGAGACCGGGCGGCTGGTGGCGATCTTGACTCAGAACATCGACGGGCTGCACCAGCGTGCGGGGTCGCGGCGGGTGATCGAGTTGCACGGGACGATGTTCGAGACGGTGTGCTTGTCGTGTCCGGACGTTCGGCCGATGCGGGAGGCGTTGGATCGGGTGCGGGCTGGGGAGGTCGATCCGCCGTGTCTGGTTTGTGGGGGGATCTTGAAATCGGCGACGGTGTCGTTCGGGCAGGCGCTTGATCGGGCGGTGCTGGATGAGGCGCGGGCGGCGGCTGAGTCGGCGGATTTGATGTTGGCTGTCGGGAGTTCGCTGACTGTGCAGCCTGCGGCGGGGTTGGTCGGGTTGGCCGCACGAGCGGGCGCCCCAGTAGTCATCTGCAACGCCTCGCCAACCCCGTATGACGGCTTGGCGGTAGCGGTTGTCCGTGAACCTCTGAGCGAGGCACTACCCGCCCTCCTAGCCGCACCAACCGCCTGA